DNA sequence from the Caulobacter segnis genome:
CGCAGGCCCAGACCCTCGAAGGCGTGGTCGGCGACCTTGAACTCGGTGAAGCCGCCCACGCCCAGGCCGCGAGCGCCTTCCTCGGCCAGGTAGCGGGCGATGGTGGCGCGGCCCTGGTCGCGGTCGATGTCGACCAGGCTGGTCAGGCCGACGGGCGCGTCGGCCAGCAGGACGATCCAATCATGGCGGCGGCGGTTGGCGGCCAGGCCGTCGAACCAGCGATCGTGCTCGTCGCGCGCGATCAGGTGGTCGGAATACATGAAGGCCGCGACGCGCGGGCTGTTGCGCCAGGCCAGAAGCCGGTCGCGGTCCTCCTCGCCGACAGGGCGCAGACGCACGTCAGACACGGCGGTCGCCTCCCAGCATGGCCAGGTCCGGCCGGCCATGGACGAAGGCGCGGACGGCGTCGGACGTGAAGTCCGGATCCTCCGCGTAGAGGGCGTCGTAGACCGCGCGGACGAAGTCCAGGTCGTCGGGCCGATCGACGGTCCAGCGCACCTCGCCCTCATGGGCGTCCTGGGCGTAGCCGGCCAGCCGGAAGCGCTCCGGATGGCGATACAGGAACGGGGTCACGTGCTCGCGATCATAGGGATCGGTCGTCGCCGCCGCCGCCTGCCGCAGGGCGTCGGCGCGCATCACCTCGACGTCCAGCCCCTTGGGAAAGGTGCGCGGCTCGGCGACGTTCGACGCGTAGTCGGCGCCGGTCTCGCGGAAGCGGGCGACGGTGGTGTCGATCACGGTCGGATCGGCCAGCGGACAGTCTGCGGTCAGGCGGACCAGGGTGTCGGCCGGGCCGAAGGCGTCCAGCGCGCCGATGAAGCGCCCCAACACATCGGTCAGGTCGCCGCGATGGACGGGCACGCCGGCCGCCGCGAGGGTTCGCGCCAGGACGTCGTCGCCGGACTCGACTGAGGTGGCCACGACGATGCGGTCCAGGGACCCGGCCCGCCGCAGGCGCTCGATCTGGCGCAGGATCATCGGCGCGCCGGCCACGGGCGCCAGCACCTTGCCCGGAAGACGGGTCGAGGACATCCGGGCCTGC
Encoded proteins:
- the pseH gene encoding UDP-4-amino-4,6-dideoxy-N-acetyl-beta-L-altrosamine N-acetyltransferase, whose translation is MSDVRLRPVGEEDRDRLLAWRNSPRVAAFMYSDHLIARDEHDRWFDGLAANRRRHDWIVLLADAPVGLTSLVDIDRDQGRATIARYLAEEGARGLGVGGFTEFKVADHAFEGLGLRKLWSEVLATNTAALASHLSSGFQREALLRAHVVKQGRPVDVIGLGLLAEDWRADRPRVRARLLAKGFSEAALDAPL
- a CDS encoding cytidylyltransferase domain-containing protein, encoding MILAVLQARMSSTRLPGKVLAPVAGAPMILRQIERLRRAGSLDRIVVATSVESGDDVLARTLAAAGVPVHRGDLTDVLGRFIGALDAFGPADTLVRLTADCPLADPTVIDTTVARFRETGADYASNVAEPRTFPKGLDVEVMRADALRQAAAATTDPYDREHVTPFLYRHPERFRLAGYAQDAHEGEVRWTVDRPDDLDFVRAVYDALYAEDPDFTSDAVRAFVHGRPDLAMLGGDRRV